The following DNA comes from Azospirillum sp. TSA2s.
GCAGGTTCTGATCCTGGACGAACCGACCCGCGGCATCGACGTCGGCGCCAAATATGAAATCTACACCATCGTCAACCAGCTGGTGGCCGAAGGCCGCGGCGTCATCCTGATCTCGTCGGAACTGCCGGAGCTTCTGGGTGTCGCCGACCGCATCTACGTGATGAACGAAGGCGCGCTGGTCGCCGAGATGCCGGCGGCGGAAGCCAGCCAGGAAAAGATCATGCACGCCATCATGTCGTCCGCCTCCAGATCACCAGCCAATTCTCCGGTCAATTCTCCGGCAGCAGCCGTCCGGGAGTCCCTGCAATGAGCGCCGAACTGAACATGCCCGCCGCGCCGTCCCGCCAAGCTTCGATGGCCAAGTTCCTGAAGAGCCACATGCGCGATTACGGCATGCTGATCTCGCTGCTGGCGATCGTGGCGTTCTTCCAATACATGACCAACGGCACGCTGCTGCAGCCGCTGAACCTGACCAACCTCGTCCTGCAGAACAGTTACATCGTCATCATGGCGCTGGGCATGCTGCTGGTGATCGTCGCCGGGCACATCGACCTGTCGGTCGGGTCCATCGTCGGCTTCATCGGCGCGCTGGCCGCCATCCTGATGGTGCAGTTCCACTGGCACTTCGTCCCCACCGCCATCGTCAGCCTGATCGCGGGCGCCGCCATCGGCGCGGCACAAGGGTACTGGGTCGCCTATTTCCGCATCCCGTCCTTCATCGTGACGCTGGCCGGCATGCTGGTCTTCCGCGGCCTCAGCCTCGCGCTGCTGGCCGGCCAGTCCGTCGGTCCCTTCCCGGTGGAGTTCCAGCGCCTCAGCTCCGGCTTCATTCCGGACATCTTCGGCACCACCGGCTTCCACACCACCACGCTGCTGCTGAGCATCGCGACGCCGGTCATCCTGATCGCCTTCAGCGTCGCCGCCCGCATCCGCCGCCACCGCTTCGCCATCGAACAGGAACCGCTGGTCCTGTTCGTGCTGAAGAGCGCCGGGCTGTTCGCCGTGGTCTCCTATGTCGGCTGGCTGCTGGCGACCTACAAAGGGCTGCCGAACGTCCTCATCATCATGGCGCTGCTGATCGGCCTCTACGCCTTCGTCACCCGCGACACCACCATCGGCCGGCGCATCTACGCGCTGGGCGGCAACGAGAAGGCTGCTAAGCTGTCGGGCATCGATACCCGCCGCCTGTCCTTCTACACCTTCGTGAACATGGGCGTGCTGGCCGCACTCGCCGGCCTGATCTTCGCCGCCCGCCTGAACACCGCCACGCCGAAGGCCGGCGTCTCGTTCGAGCTGGACGTGATCGCCGCCTGCTTCATCGGCGGCGCCTCGGCTTCGGGCGGCGTCGGCCGGGTGACCGGTGCGGTGATCGGCGCCTTCATCATGGGCGTGATGAACAACGGCATGTCGATCGTCGGCATCGGCATCGACTGGCAGCAGGTCATCAAGGGTCTGGTGCTGCTCGCCGCCGTCTGCTTCGACGTCTACAACAAGGGCAAGGCCTGAGGCTTTCGGCCCCGACCGGACTAACCGCCATGACGCTCCCCACCCTCGGTCTCGTCGGCTTGGGCAAGATCGCCCGCGACCAGCACATCCCGGCC
Coding sequences within:
- the mmsB gene encoding multiple monosaccharide ABC transporter permease gives rise to the protein MSAELNMPAAPSRQASMAKFLKSHMRDYGMLISLLAIVAFFQYMTNGTLLQPLNLTNLVLQNSYIVIMALGMLLVIVAGHIDLSVGSIVGFIGALAAILMVQFHWHFVPTAIVSLIAGAAIGAAQGYWVAYFRIPSFIVTLAGMLVFRGLSLALLAGQSVGPFPVEFQRLSSGFIPDIFGTTGFHTTTLLLSIATPVILIAFSVAARIRRHRFAIEQEPLVLFVLKSAGLFAVVSYVGWLLATYKGLPNVLIIMALLIGLYAFVTRDTTIGRRIYALGGNEKAAKLSGIDTRRLSFYTFVNMGVLAALAGLIFAARLNTATPKAGVSFELDVIAACFIGGASASGGVGRVTGAVIGAFIMGVMNNGMSIVGIGIDWQQVIKGLVLLAAVCFDVYNKGKA